Part of the Phycisphaerae bacterium genome is shown below.
AAAGCCTCCGACGAGTCCGGCAAGAGTATCTCGGGTCTTCACCGCGACCTCCACTGCCAGATCGTCTCCGACACGGGTCTTTGTTTGGATACGGTGCCCGCGGAAGTCCTTGATTTCGAGAAAGAGCAGGAGCTTGGGCCGGGTCGCCACGACGTCAACAGCAGTGGTGCGCCAGCACTCCTCCTCACCCCGGTTGTTCACCACAGTACCTTTCAGCTTCTCCATGACGGCGCGGTAGCAGAGGTGTTCGTCATACTTAAGAACGACCCAGGGATCGCTGAACTCGAACCGAAGATTGCTTTCCGTGATGGTCGTGCTCATCCGGGCTTCCTTCCTGCTGCTCCTGCTTGTCGAAACAGCGCATGCTCGCGGTCATAGTGAGCAGCAAATTCCTCGAGGATTGGATTGTGAGTCAATTCTGCGAGGGTTTCACCCGACTCAATGGTGACCGGGCCTTTATCTGCCCGACTGAATGCGAAGAACCGCATCGGAACCCGCGGGGGAGTCTCATACTCTGCCGCCAGAGAAAGTTCGTGGCTGAGCAAAAAGTCATGCGTCGCAATGAATACTTGTACACCGCCGCGTGTCAGAGTACGAAGGGTCTCGGCAACGCGAGTGACAAGCTTGGGATTGAGGTTCGCCTCGGGCTCGTCCCAGAATAGCAGGCCGTTTTGCATGAGAGAACCATTGGCGATGAGATGCGCCAGCCCGGCGATCTTACGGAATCCCTCCGCAAGTAGATGAGCTTCGATGAAACCATCGGCGGCGGCGACATGGAAACGTCCACCCTCAAGCACCACGCGCCCCCCGAGGATGTGTTCGAGTGGCCGGAGCAGAGAGGCAATGTCCCCGCGACGTGGCCCGCGCAGCGGTTTGGCGCTCAAGGCCACACACAGGTCGTAGTAGGTCTCATCAATGGAGATCTCTCTACGATCATATGTGCCGATGAAGCCGTCAAACATGGCGAGTGTCTCACGCGATGGGACGAAGATGCACCGCTTAGCGGGCGGCGGACCGGGCCACTCAAGGTGCAAACGCCCCAAAGTTGTCAGTTCGAGGGAGGCCGCCCAGTCGCCCAGCCCTAATCTCGCGATCGCCTTCTTTCTTCCTCGAGTTCTGCGGACGAGGCGCCCGATCTCGCCTTTGTCCGGCATGAACACGTTCGCCAGCTTCTCCTTCAACTGGTCATCGGGTGAAACGTGGGACGGTCTGCCTGGTCTCTGTTCTGCCGCCTTGATGATCGAGTAGAGCAGCTTCATGAGATGTGATTTTCCGGTCGCATTCGCCCCAATGAAGACGTTCAGCCCTGGAGAAAACTCGATTTCAACGTTCTCGAAGGCAGTGAACTCCCGGACCTGAATCTTCTTGACTTTCATCTGGCCACCTCAGCAACCCCCGGAGCTTCATCCGGGCGGCAAGCTCTCGGACCTTCGCGCGTTCACAATGGGCGATCTCCAAGGCTGACAACGCCGTGTCGCGACGCGCCCGGATCGGTGACGGCTCGCTTGGTCAGAACATATAGTCTAGCTGCAGATGTCGTGAGGTCCAGCGGCCGGCACGTTTCACGATAAACCCGCCTGCCTGGCTCGCCGCATCAGGTGCCCCAGCAAGTCGACAATGGCTCCAATGGGTGCCAATGGCTTGGTGTGGAGCTCTCACGCGACTCCACCCCGTTCGCCGACTCCAAGCCAGGTGGAAACGCGCCTCTTACAGCCCCTTCTTCTCGAACCAGACGAGCACGACGATGTAGACGACGGCCAGGATGGGAATCACGACCCAAGGGCTCAGACCCAGCACGCTCGCCAGGGTGATCTTTCCGAGCGCGCCCCAGGACAACAGATTCGCCTGCAACGCAGGATAGGCTTCGGCGAACAAGGCGGCCCCCACCAGCATCCCGAGAATGACCCAGACCGCGTGCCAACGACCCTCGGCCACCGCTCCGACCGACGTGCCGGGGCAAAAGCCGGCGATGGCCCAGCCGATGCCGAACAATGCTCCGCCGACCATGTTGGCGGCCAACCGTGTGTCGCGGACCCTCAGCTCGATGAGCCCCAGCGACGCAAGCAAGTTGATGCCGACCATTCCCACAATGATCGCCGAAAGCATGAACTTGAAGATGGTCATGTCCTTCAGAAGCAGGGCCCCGAGCTGTTTCTCGAATCGCAAAACCCGTCCTTGCTGAAGCAACGCACCGAAGAGCACACCCGTCAACAAACCCAACCACTGCTCGTTCATCGCGCACCTGCCTTCCGAACATAGACCAGACGGGCAACCAGAACGCCAACGCCGAAGAAAAACGCGAGGGAGATGAAGCCACTGATGGATAGCTGCATGAGGCCGCTCAGCCCGTTGCCGCTGGGGCAACCGTCGGCCGTTCGGGCGCCGAACATTGCGATGACGCCACCGATAAAACCGCCCAAGGCGCGAACAGCCGCTCGGTTCCCGAACCGTTCCTGCCAGATCGGCGGCACGGCCTCTATCTTGAAGCTGCGATCGATCAGCGAGGCCACAAGCGCCCCCACGAAAATGCCCGCAACCAGCATGAACTGCCAGTCGACTTTGACCTGCTCCTTCGTGTAGTAGGCGTTGTCCTTTACGTGGTCCGGAGCAACGGTCCTCTCGATGAGGCCGGCTGCCCGGACAAAAGTCGTGGAAGTGCCCAGGTATTGAGGCTTTCCCAACAGTTTTGTGGACAACAGCACCGACAGCGTCGCCATAACGCCCAGTAGGGCCCCCGCCCCATAGGGTCTCCACTTCACATTTTTGTTCATGTTTCCTCCTTGTGAAATCCGAACACTCGGAAAGACGTCTTTCCGTTCAGAAGAACGCTTCGTTCAGCAGCGCCTGCCGGAAATGGGTCAAGCGACGCTGCCGGTCTTGACGAGCACCACGCCCGCATATCCCACGGCATCGGCCGACTCGCCCAACCGGTCGCGGGCGACCTCATTGCTGGTAGTATGCCGCAGGACGTACGCTCGGTCGGCCCCCATGACTTTGCCGGCCTCCATGGCAGCGGCAACCGCTCCGCTGCCACAAGCGTTGTGATGCTCGATGGCCTCCGGCACGATCTGATCCGACTTCAGAGCTTCCACCAACTCAAGCAGCCGGCGGTCGTTGACTTCTTTGGCCCATCTCAAGGCCTCCGGTCCGCAACCCATGGGCGTAAACCGGTATCTCGGCCCGTAATGGGTCAGGTCGGTGGAGCCCACGAAGACAGCCTTGCGGCCGAGGGCCTTTGCCTGCTCTGCTACGGCCGCCCCCACCGCGGGGGCCGACGCCGACGGCGGCACAATGAGAGGCAGGATTCTGGCTGAGGGGGCAAGATGCTGAATAAAAGGGACCTGGACCTCGACGGCGTGTTCCAGATCGTGAGCCGCGGCGTCCTCGGCGAGCATCTCCGATCCCGCCAACACGGCATCGGCCAGTTCCTCGTCGACGTCGATCCGGCCCAGCGGGGTCTCCCATGCGCCGGATGCGAAAACAGCCCCCGCAGCGCGTCCGCCATATCGGTGCATGGCTCCGAAGACCACAAAGGTCTCGACCGTACCCTGGCGGGCCAGCAGGGCGATCACCTCGGCCGCGACCGCTCCGCTGAACACCCAGCCGGCATGCGGTACGATTCCGCCGACGGCCAAGCCGGTGAACTTTGCCGGCTCACCGACCTTCGCCAGCAGTGCAGCGATTTCCTGCTCACATTGCCTGCGAGAACCCGGATAGAATTGCCCCGCCACCGCGGGTTCGCGGATCGACATGAGCGACCACCTCCCGCCAGAGCAACCTCCGGATCGTTGGATGATTATGAACCCGTTCCGAGATCCGTGCGCTCAGTCTGCGACGCCGTCGCGCCAAGCCTGCGCGGCGGCAGAGTGACCAGTCTGTCGGCGTACTGACGCTGGTGCTGGGCGATGCGCTGACAGAACACATGCAGGTCGTAGCCCGCCTCTCGCGCCAGTTTGTTCCCCGCCTCTCGGACCCCGCGTATAATCGGATCTTCCCACATCGAACTCACCCCCAAGTTCCTCGGGCGTACATATCACCGGAGATTCTATGCCCTGCTCGGTGTTCAACTCCAGCAGCCGCCGCTTGCTCCAGCCTTGGGCAATATGGCGGCAGTTCCAGGTAACCAGGTAATTCATCCCGTTCAAGGAGGCGATGGCCATGTGCAGTGCGTCCCGGATGGCCTTGGATGGGAGGGGCATTTCGCGCATATACAGCCCGGCAAGGCGCTCGGCCCCCTCGGTGACGGCAAGAATGGGGAAGCTCGATACCAGTGTTAAGCGATCCTGGGCGGCCTCGGCATCTCCTTGTTCGATCTCCTGGATCACGATATCCGAAATGAAGACGTCGTATCGCCCCAGTTTGCTATCCCACCACTCGCGCGTGATCTGTTGGTGAGCGGCCACCAACAGGTCGCGCGAAGGTCGCGACGCTCGATAACTGACAACCGAGGTCTCCATGTAGCGATTGTCGGACATAGCTGTTCGATATCGGCCGGGTCATCGGCTCCCGGGCTCGATGCCCCTGGCACCCGTCCGATTCTATGAATTATCCCTTTGTCTGATGGCGGATGCAACCGGACCGCCAATCGCGGTACAATCCGTGATAAGAGGCCCGGACGAGAACGTCGAGCTGGCGGAAGATGTTCGTGAACACGGACGATATGGAAAACACGCGTCGCGAAATCCGTACCATCCGCCGGACAGCCATCATCTTGTCATCCTTCGCTGCAGTCGTTTTGAGCGGCCTTGCGATCCTCAGTTGCCTGGTACCGGTCAGCCTCGCCGTCCGGTCAACAAGGGCACCGTGGAACACCGCGATGATCCTCAGTGAGTACCGTGGGCGCCTCCGCCTCGATTGGCGCCCCGATACCACGTATGCATTTGGGGAGCCGACCCCGGGTCATTGGTGGGGCAATCTGTTTGTGCCCCCCGAAGAAAGCCAAAGTCAGTCACAGCGAGTCGGCTTGACGGTGCCTGCTTGGGTGCCGATCGCCTGTGCACTCGCGTACCCTGGCTACATGCTGACCCGGCTGCTCGTCAGGAGCCTCCGGCGTGGAGAGCCGAGCACATGCGTCACGAATGCTTGGAGGCGGGCAGAACAGCCTGAGCACCGGCTCGGCCGGCTTGGCTTGAGCATAGCGACCATCGCTCTGCTTCTTGCCGTTCTGGTAGTCTCATTTAGTATCGCCAGTCAATGGCTCAGAGTCACAGTGATAGCATGGCGATTACAGGAAGGTAAGCTCAAAGGTGTGATCTTGAGCTCGGACAGAGGTTGGTGTTACGCCGAAGGCTTCAACGGTCCTCTCAGCGTCGTAGGATGGCACGCATTCACCCACAGGCCGCATGGACAGTTCAGTCTGACCGTTGAGAGACCCCCTGGAGCACTGTACTGTGCAGGTGAAGCTCCCTCGTGGGTACTGATCACCGTCCTTGGAGTGGCCCCCACAATCGTTCTCTGCCACAAGGTCGGTCGGCATAGACGTCTTCGACAACGACGGGCGAGGGGGCGTTGCCTGTCCTGCGGCTACGACCTCACCGGCAATGTCTCCGGCACCTGTCCCGAGTACGGGCGAGCGGTCGGGGACAGAAGCGATTAGCTGTTATGTATTAGCCTTTAGATACTTTAGTAAGTTTTTAGCCTGTATATACTGGTGCCTGTCCGGAGTCGAATTCCGGGCTGCTTGATCGGCCGCGATGGGGATCCATTTGCGGTTTTGATTCGCGTTTTCTTTTCGGCGGTATCGGCTCGACATAACTGCCTGGCTCAATGAAACTTACAGGGAACCGGCAGACTGGCGTTTCGGGCTCAGATCGGCTATAAAACGGCGGTGAAAAGAGACGACTGGATCGACCCCCAAGGAGACCTGATGGCCGACGCTCCCAAGAACCCCCCGACTATCCTGCCAATCGTGGAGGAATTGCAGGATTCGTACCTGACCTACGCGATGAGTGTGATCATGTCCCGGGCCCTGCCGGACGCCCGCGACGGCCTGAAACCGTCGCAACGCCGCATCCTTGTGGCCATGAACGACCTGAACCTCGGGCCGCGGGCCCAGGCGCGCAAGTGCGCCAAGATCTGCGGCGACACCTCGGGCAACTATCACCCCCACGGCGAGAGCGTCATCTATCCGACGCTCGTGCGGCTGGCCCAGGACTGGAACATGCGCTACCCGCTGGTGCTCGGGCAGGGCAATTTCGGTTCGATCGACGGCGACCCGCCGGCGGCCATGCGTTATACCGAGGCCCGGATGGCGCAGGCCGCGGTCGAAATGCTCGCCGATCTCAAGTTGGAGACCGTCGACTTCGAGCCCAACTACGATGAGACGCGCGAAGAGCCTGTCGTTCTCCCGAGCAAGTTTCCAAACCTGCTGGTCAACGGCTCGACCGGCATCGCCGTGGGAATGGCCACCAACATCCCGCCGCATAACATCAACGAGATTGCCGACGCCATCGTCAAGGTGATCGACGAACCGAACGTGACGATCGACGAACTCATGGAAATCGTGCCGGGACCGGACTTTCCCACCGGAGGTATCATTTGCGGCCGTCAAGGGATCCGCGATGCATACCGGACCGGGCGCGGGACGATCACCCTGCGCGGACGCACACACATCGAGGAAAAAAAGGGCCGCACGCTTATCGTCATCGACGAAATTCCCTACCAGGTGCTTCGCACAACGATCAAGGAGCGCATCGTCGATTGCGTCAAGGGCAACATCATGCCCGAGGTGGCCGACGTGCGCGACGAGTCGGACCGCAAGCACGCCACGCGGTTGGTGGTCGAACTGAAGAAGGACGGTAATGCCGACCTGGTGCTTAACCAGCTTTACGAGTACACCGCTCTCCAGACCAACTACACGGTGATGAACATTGCCTTGGTCAACCGCCAACCGCGCACGTTGAACCTGCGACAGATGATCGACGTGTTCATCGATCATCGAAAAGAGGTCATTCGTCGGCGGACGGCGCATTTGTTGCGCAAGGCCCGTCAGCGGGCTCACATCGTCGAGGGGCTCCTCCTGGCCGTCGGCGACATCGACGCGATCATCCAATTGATCAAGCAGTCGCCCGATCCCCCGACTGCCAGGGAGCGTCTCATGGCCCGGCCTTTGCGGCTCCCGGAGAACGCCACGCTGATCCGACTGCTTCCCGAAGCCTTCGTGCGACGTACCACGCGGGAAGACCAGAACCTCAGCGGTACCCAGGCCGACGCCATTCTGTCCATGCAGCTCCAGCGTCTCACCGGGCTTGAGATGGAGAAGCTGGCGGAGGAATATCGCAAACTCACCGAGGAAATCGAAGGCTATGAGGCCATTCTCCGGGACGAAGCACTCGTGCTCGACATCATCCGGGAAGACACCTACGAAATGAAGGAGAAATTCGGAGACAAGCGCAGGACCGAGATCAGCGGGCAGGAGGTCGGCGAGTTCCGAATGGAGGAACTCATTCCCGACGAGCAGATGATCGTGACCATCACCCGCGACGGCTACATCAAGCGGGTACAGGTGGATGCTTACCGCAAGCAGGGTCGCGGCGGCAAGGGCGTCAAGGGGTCGGATATCAAAGAAGGGGATTATCTTGAACACCTCTTCTCGGCCAACACTCACGACTATCTGCTGTTCTTCACCAATCGTGGGCGGGTCTACTGGCTGAAGGTGTACGATATTCCGGCCATGCAGCGGACCAGCCGGGGGCGCTCGATCGCCAACCTGCTGCACATGCTGCCCGACGAAATCCACAAGGCCGTGCTGCCGGTCAGCAGGTTTGAAGAGAAGTTCGTCTTCTTTGCGACGGCCAAGGGCGTGGTCAAGAAAACGCCGCTCGCCGCATTCAGTCGACCGAGACCGAGCGGGATCATCGCCATGAGCCTGGACCTCGACGACGAGTTGATCGGCGTCTCCCAAACCAGCGGCTCCGATGAGATTGTGCTCGGCACCCGCGACGGCTGGGCCGTCCGGTTCGATGAGAATGACGTCCGCGCCATGGGGCGGTCCGCCAGAGGCGTGCGAGGCATTGATCTGCGCGGCGAAGACCGGGTGGTCGATCTGGTGGTGACCAACGAAGGGGCATCGCTGCTGACCGTGTGCGAGAACGGCTTCGGCAAGCGGACGCAGGTCAGCGAGTACCGCAAGACCCGTCGCGGCGGCAAAGGGGTGATCAACATCAAGACCACCGAGCGCAACGGGAAGGTCGTCGCCCTCAAGAGCGTCACCGACAACGACGACCTGATGTTCATTTCCGCCAAAGGCATCGTGCTGCGCACGGAATCGACGTCCATGCGGGAGATCGGCCGTGCCACTCAGGGCGTACGGCTGATACGGCTGGAGGAGGGCGACAAGGTCGTGGCGGTAGCCCGGATCATCCCTGAAGACGAGGACCAAAGACCGGCAGACGCCGAAGCCGGCGCCGCTTCCTCTGAGACGGCGTTGATCGAGGCTGGCGAACCGCCCAAAACTGACCAATCGACCGAGCCGGATGAGAATACAAACCCCTCTGGTGCCGATAGATATGATCGGGAACCGACCGACGGCGAGCCTGAAATGGATCAGCCGCAGGACGGCGAAGAAGCGGAGTGAAGCCCTGACGGCTGGTGGTTTTTGGCTGCGCGGGGGGCCGGGGCGGCTGGCCCGCCCGAGCGCGGTCGGCTGCTTATGCGTAACCGGGGCCGCCCGTGAAGCCCGACAGCCAGGATCAAGGCAAGGGACGAACGCGGCAACCGACAGGCATCGGAGCGGTATAATTCGTCTGGAGACGACCCGAGAGCGAGCTGCCCCCGGGGCGTTATCCCAAAGGCGGATCGCCTTTTTGCGGGCCGCGACCCAAGCGCTCTGCGATCCAGAAACATGCGCGCAAGCCGCACAGATATCTGGCCGTAAGGTTCTAAAGGAGAGTTGACCCTATGCTGACTTTTCGCGGCTTCCTCACCGGCCTGGCCGTCTTTGCTCTCCCGGCATTAGCGCTCACCTTCGCGCCTCCACGCGCCTTTGCTCAGACATCTCGACCGGAGACGCCCCTTGACCATGTCCAGTCCGGCTCCGTTGCCGAACGGGCTCCCGGGCTCTGGATTCGAGATGCCCTTGCCTACTACAGCCGACGGCATGCCGAGATGATTAATCCACCCGGCCCGGTCAACGCCGAGGTTCAGGGCCCATCCGCAATGCAGGAGGTTGCCCAGGCTTTTGCGGATGGCATCGTGCAGCTTATTCAGGATGTCTTCAAGGCCTGGGTTGCCGCCGCAGTACCTCCCGGCGGCTTCCCCGGCACTTGGACCGATTTGGACAACGATGGCATCCGCAACCGGTTGGACAATTGCATGACGGTGGCCAATCCCGGCCAGACGGACACCGACGGCGACGGGGCTGGCGACGCATGTGACTCCGATGATGATGATGACGGCATCGAGGATTCCATCGACAATTGTCCTGCAGTCTCCAATCCTGATCAGGCTGATGCCGACGGCGACGGCACCGGAGACGCATGCGAAGCGTCATGAGAACGTCCTCTGATTCCTGCCCAGGGATTGAACAGCAGACAAGATACTGATGCTCAGCACGCGCAAAGCGGCGGCTTTGGAGTCTAGCCGGCAGGCTCGTTCATCGGTGCGGCTTCGCACGGCGCAGGCGGTCGGTTGTTCCGTGACCGCCCTGCTGTGCGAAGAAGAGATTCCGGGCTTCCGCTCGGCTGACGGTGCCGGTAAATGGGCCTGATAGGGGTGCTGCCCGCAAGCACTCGTGACGCGCAGAAGTCGCGCCGGGACGCGCAACAAACACCCGTCAAATCGCCGAAAGTTCTTTCGGGCCGACGGCCGATGACTCATCCACGACCAGCAGGAGCCTGATCGGAAAACGCGGGAATACACCTCTCCCTCTTGGGAGTTGAACCTCAGGAGCGACCCATATGACCAAGCAGGACATCATTGCCGACATTCGTATGCGTAATTGCTCCGCCTCGGAAGAGTTCCTCGCCACTTTCAGCGAGGAAGACCTCCTGGCGTATCTCTCGAATTTGAAAGAGGTTGTGCCCACTCCGGTCGTCGGCCAGCCTCGTTCCGCCCAGGATCGGCACGCTCCTGGCAGGCTTTTTGGCCCCAGCCGCATCCCGTTTTTCAGGTCCTATAAACAATATATGGTGCGCTCAACGCACGCAGATACAATATCTTGCATAAAAAAGAGCCGAAATCGCGCCCAGCTACGTTGATTCTTCTCAAGAACGTCCGCTAGGAACGTCGATAACAGTATTGGTGCGAGAGCACCGTGAGAGCGGGTTGACGGATCGGCCCTTCACGCAATCCTGGTGGGGGTCAGTTAAAGTACTCACCGGCGTTTCATGGAGGAATGCCAAGTTCAATGGCATGGGTTGTCTTGCGCCTGTGCCGGAGGTGAGGAGGTCCTAAAACCCGAAGTGGCAAGTGCAGTCGGATTCGCAAGGCGCAAGCCGGTCACGCTGCTTTTGAGCGTGGAGTCCTCAAGGTTTCGCGACCGGAACAGGGTGATTGCCGATGAACGACATTCCGCCAATCAAGGCAACAGCCAACCCGGTCGGGCTGAGGCTCCCCGCCGTGCCGGACCAAGCGGGGGATGAGGAGGCTCGGCAGGCCCGGACAACCGCTCCAGTCCAGGCAGACCGCGTGGATATATCAGAAATGGGACAGTTGCTCAGCACGCTGGACGTCGGTTCACAAATCCGGGTTGATAAGGTGACGGAGATCCGTGAGGCGATAGCCAACGGCACGTACATCACGGACGCGAAGATCAACTACACAGTAAGCCGGCTCATGGAGGAGCTCAAGGCGAACGAGGAAATCTAGAGATCTAGACCTCGACCGAACACACGGGTTCGGCCGACAAAACCAACGTCTCACGTACAAGCCCACGATCCTGCAATCGTGGGCTTTTGCTTTGGGTGCCGTTCGCATCGTCCACAATCACGGTTCCGCTTGTCGCCCGACACTGGGGGTTCGAAGTCGTCCACAATTGCCCCCGCGTCTGAAACGGCCGCCCACCGGTGCCCTTCCTCAAAACGCGTCGATTGAAATGACGCGCCGGTCGAGGTTTGCGCCTCTGGCTTGCGAGAGGCCATCGGGATCAACCGGCTCGGACTTTTCCGGTCTGATTGAACTGTCGGCGTTCGCCGACTCGCGAAACCACGGACGGCAAGTTGAAAAGTGGGGCCGGATATGCTTGCCAACATTGGGCTAGACGGAGACAATGCCGAATCCTGCAATTGAGCAATGACTCAACAAGGACAACGCTGAACGGGAGGCAATCATGGTTAAGCGATTCATGGTGATTGGGGCGAGTATGCTGTTAGCGACCGGCTCGGTGTTGGCGGCCGAGGAGGCGACAACGCAACCGGCAGCGGCGAAGGTTGTGGCGGCTGGACGATGGAATCTCACGGTGACGATGACGGTCGAGAAGACCGATCCGTCGGGACAGAAGAAGACCGACACCTGGTCGCATCCCGCCTGGCTGGCTATTGAAAAGCAGGGCGGCAAGCACGTCGGGCGATTCCTCGGCGGCGCCGGCAGCGTTCATCCGATTGGGGAGGTCAAAGTGGACGGTCTCCGCGTCGAGTTCAACGCCGGCGATCGCAAGTGGTCCGGAGTGATCGACAATGACACCATTAGCGGAACATGGGAGAAGGGCCAGGAGAAGGGAACATGGTCAGGTAAGAGATCCGTTCCGAAGACCGATGTGGCGGGCACATGGACGATCAGGCCGCTGGGCACCCCCATCGAGCGGCCGGCGACCGTCGAACTGACCCAGGCGGACCGGCAGATCACCGGCACCTACAAGGAAGACGACAAGAAGTATCCGATCGCCGATGGCGTGGCCAATGCGGGCATCATTCGGTTCACCGTCGAGCTTCCGTCCGGGAAGAAGACTTTCGGTGCCGCCGTCAAGGGAGACCTGCTCGATGACGGTATGATTCTTACGCAGGCCTCGAGGCTGGGTGGCAGCTTCAAGGGATACCGCCAGCGGAAATGGGGCGCACCCGTCGAGTTGTTCAACGGCAAGGACCTGAGCAACTGGGAGCAGTTCGGAAACGAGAAAGAGAAGAACTGGAAGGTCGTCGACGGCATCATGACCACCACCGGCGGCGCCAACATTGTCTCCAAGCAGAAATTCCGCGACTTCCGCCTGCACGTGGAGTTCATGGTCCCGCCAGGCGGCAACAGCGGCGTGTATCTTCGGGGGCGGCACGAGATCCAGGTTGCCGACAGCATCGGCAGCACTCCGCCGAGTTGGCACGATTGCGGAGCCATTTACAGCCGCATCGCCCCGGCGGTCAATGCGTGCGGGAAGGCCGACACTTGGCAGACCTTCGACATCACCATGGTCAGCAACTACGTCACGGTCATTCTCAACGGCCAGATCATTATCGACA
Proteins encoded:
- a CDS encoding YeeE/YedE thiosulfate transporter family protein, which gives rise to MNKNVKWRPYGAGALLGVMATLSVLLSTKLLGKPQYLGTSTTFVRAAGLIERTVAPDHVKDNAYYTKEQVKVDWQFMLVAGIFVGALVASLIDRSFKIEAVPPIWQERFGNRAAVRALGGFIGGVIAMFGARTADGCPSGNGLSGLMQLSISGFISLAFFFGVGVLVARLVYVRKAGAR
- a CDS encoding type II toxin-antitoxin system VapC family toxin, with protein sequence MSDNRYMETSVVSYRASRPSRDLLVAAHQQITREWWDSKLGRYDVFISDIVIQEIEQGDAEAAQDRLTLVSSFPILAVTEGAERLAGLYMREMPLPSKAIRDALHMAIASLNGMNYLVTWNCRHIAQGWSKRRLLELNTEQGIESPVICTPEELGGEFDVGRSDYTRGPRGGEQTGARGGLRPACVLSAHRPAPASVRRQTGHSAAAQAWRDGVAD
- the gyrA gene encoding DNA gyrase subunit A → MKRDDWIDPQGDLMADAPKNPPTILPIVEELQDSYLTYAMSVIMSRALPDARDGLKPSQRRILVAMNDLNLGPRAQARKCAKICGDTSGNYHPHGESVIYPTLVRLAQDWNMRYPLVLGQGNFGSIDGDPPAAMRYTEARMAQAAVEMLADLKLETVDFEPNYDETREEPVVLPSKFPNLLVNGSTGIAVGMATNIPPHNINEIADAIVKVIDEPNVTIDELMEIVPGPDFPTGGIICGRQGIRDAYRTGRGTITLRGRTHIEEKKGRTLIVIDEIPYQVLRTTIKERIVDCVKGNIMPEVADVRDESDRKHATRLVVELKKDGNADLVLNQLYEYTALQTNYTVMNIALVNRQPRTLNLRQMIDVFIDHRKEVIRRRTAHLLRKARQRAHIVEGLLLAVGDIDAIIQLIKQSPDPPTARERLMARPLRLPENATLIRLLPEAFVRRTTREDQNLSGTQADAILSMQLQRLTGLEMEKLAEEYRKLTEEIEGYEAILRDEALVLDIIREDTYEMKEKFGDKRRTEISGQEVGEFRMEELIPDEQMIVTITRDGYIKRVQVDAYRKQGRGGKGVKGSDIKEGDYLEHLFSANTHDYLLFFTNRGRVYWLKVYDIPAMQRTSRGRSIANLLHMLPDEIHKAVLPVSRFEEKFVFFATAKGVVKKTPLAAFSRPRPSGIIAMSLDLDDELIGVSQTSGSDEIVLGTRDGWAVRFDENDVRAMGRSARGVRGIDLRGEDRVVDLVVTNEGASLLTVCENGFGKRTQVSEYRKTRRGGKGVINIKTTERNGKVVALKSVTDNDDLMFISAKGIVLRTESTSMREIGRATQGVRLIRLEEGDKVVAVARIIPEDEDQRPADAEAGAASSETALIEAGEPPKTDQSTEPDENTNPSGADRYDREPTDGEPEMDQPQDGEEAE
- a CDS encoding DUF1080 domain-containing protein — translated: MVKRFMVIGASMLLATGSVLAAEEATTQPAAAKVVAAGRWNLTVTMTVEKTDPSGQKKTDTWSHPAWLAIEKQGGKHVGRFLGGAGSVHPIGEVKVDGLRVEFNAGDRKWSGVIDNDTISGTWEKGQEKGTWSGKRSVPKTDVAGTWTIRPLGTPIERPATVELTQADRQITGTYKEDDKKYPIADGVANAGIIRFTVELPSGKKTFGAAVKGDLLDDGMILTQASRLGGSFKGYRQRKWGAPVELFNGKDLSNWEQFGNEKEKNWKVVDGIMTTTGGANIVSKQKFRDFRLHVEFMVPPGGNSGVYLRGRHEIQVADSIGSTPPSWHDCGAIYSRIAPAVNACGKADTWQTFDITMVSNYVTVILNGQIIIDSEEVEGITGGMLDSNEEEPGPIYLQGDHGKISYRKITVWPAE
- a CDS encoding AAA family ATPase, with amino-acid sequence MKVKKIQVREFTAFENVEIEFSPGLNVFIGANATGKSHLMKLLYSIIKAAEQRPGRPSHVSPDDQLKEKLANVFMPDKGEIGRLVRRTRGRKKAIARLGLGDWAASLELTTLGRLHLEWPGPPPAKRCIFVPSRETLAMFDGFIGTYDRREISIDETYYDLCVALSAKPLRGPRRGDIASLLRPLEHILGGRVVLEGGRFHVAAADGFIEAHLLAEGFRKIAGLAHLIANGSLMQNGLLFWDEPEANLNPKLVTRVAETLRTLTRGGVQVFIATHDFLLSHELSLAAEYETPPRVPMRFFAFSRADKGPVTIESGETLAELTHNPILEEFAAHYDREHALFRQAGAAGRKPG
- the amrB gene encoding AmmeMemoRadiSam system protein B, which translates into the protein MSIREPAVAGQFYPGSRRQCEQEIAALLAKVGEPAKFTGLAVGGIVPHAGWVFSGAVAAEVIALLARQGTVETFVVFGAMHRYGGRAAGAVFASGAWETPLGRIDVDEELADAVLAGSEMLAEDAAAHDLEHAVEVQVPFIQHLAPSARILPLIVPPSASAPAVGAAVAEQAKALGRKAVFVGSTDLTHYGPRYRFTPMGCGPEALRWAKEVNDRRLLELVEALKSDQIVPEAIEHHNACGSGAVAAAMEAGKVMGADRAYVLRHTTSNEVARDRLGESADAVGYAGVVLVKTGSVA
- a CDS encoding YeeE/YedE thiosulfate transporter family protein — its product is MNEQWLGLLTGVLFGALLQQGRVLRFEKQLGALLLKDMTIFKFMLSAIIVGMVGINLLASLGLIELRVRDTRLAANMVGGALFGIGWAIAGFCPGTSVGAVAEGRWHAVWVILGMLVGAALFAEAYPALQANLLSWGALGKITLASVLGLSPWVVIPILAVVYIVVLVWFEKKGL
- a CDS encoding flagellar biosynthesis anti-sigma factor FlgM is translated as MNDIPPIKATANPVGLRLPAVPDQAGDEEARQARTTAPVQADRVDISEMGQLLSTLDVGSQIRVDKVTEIREAIANGTYITDAKINYTVSRLMEELKANEEI